A section of the Streptomyces sp. SCL15-4 genome encodes:
- the cseB gene encoding two-component system response regulator CseB, with protein MADQTHVLFVEDDDVIREATQLALERDGFAVTAMPDGLSGLEAFRADRPDIALLDVMVPGLDGVSLCRRIRDESTVPVIMLSARADSIDVVLGLEAGADDYVTKPFDGAVLVARIRAVLRRFGHAGGERAQETGAAVTGTLAFGDLEIDTEGMEVRRAGQPVALTPTEMRLLLEFSSAPGTVLSRDKLLERVWDYGWGGDTRVVDVHVQRLRQKIGQDRIETVRGFGYKLKA; from the coding sequence ATGGCAGACCAGACCCACGTCCTGTTCGTCGAGGACGACGACGTCATCCGCGAGGCCACCCAGCTCGCCCTGGAGCGGGACGGCTTCGCGGTCACCGCGATGCCCGACGGCCTGTCCGGCCTGGAGGCGTTCCGGGCGGACCGACCCGACATCGCCCTGCTGGACGTCATGGTGCCGGGCCTGGACGGGGTCAGCCTGTGCCGGCGGATCCGGGACGAGTCGACCGTGCCGGTGATCATGCTGTCGGCGCGCGCCGACTCCATCGACGTCGTCCTCGGCCTGGAGGCGGGCGCCGACGACTACGTGACCAAGCCGTTCGACGGTGCCGTGCTGGTCGCGCGGATCCGAGCGGTGCTGCGCCGCTTCGGGCACGCGGGCGGGGAGCGGGCGCAGGAGACCGGGGCCGCGGTCACCGGCACGCTGGCCTTCGGGGACCTGGAGATCGACACCGAGGGCATGGAGGTACGGCGGGCCGGGCAGCCGGTGGCGCTCACCCCGACCGAGATGCGGCTGCTGCTGGAGTTCTCCTCCGCGCCGGGCACCGTCCTCTCCCGCGACAAGCTGCTGGAACGCGTGTGGGACTACGGCTGGGGCGGTGACACCCGGGTCGTGGACGTGCATGTGCAGCGGCTGCGGCAGAAGATCGGCCAGGACCGGATCGAGACGGTCCGCGGCTTCGGCTACAAGCTGAAGGCGTGA